A genomic stretch from Elusimicrobiota bacterium includes:
- a CDS encoding DUF882 domain-containing protein, with the protein MRRSIAFAVAIFLLFYAASKGCAAPDKEIGAAELIEQFTSMLDSVPEPPAVSEAEVIELEDGDPETYIFISRAKLHPPKPVNLGGDGCLALSRPNSGEQISSCYRNRDGTYNQNELDKISRIMRCRLTGEETRISIKLIEILDAIEDRFGKRGLTLLSGYRTPALNSRTHGAARWSLHMLGWAADIRVPGYSPAKVAAHARKMRAGGVGYYPDVAFVHLDAGYPRHWVVRRPSNTRADNKPSAVPSK; encoded by the coding sequence ATGAGACGTTCCATCGCTTTTGCAGTTGCTATCTTTCTGCTGTTTTACGCGGCGTCAAAGGGGTGCGCCGCGCCGGACAAAGAAATTGGCGCGGCTGAACTTATAGAGCAGTTTACCTCCATGCTCGACTCTGTGCCCGAGCCGCCTGCGGTAAGCGAAGCCGAAGTGATAGAACTTGAAGACGGCGATCCGGAAACCTATATATTCATAAGCAGGGCAAAGCTGCACCCGCCGAAACCGGTGAACCTCGGAGGCGACGGCTGCCTCGCCTTAAGCCGCCCGAATAGCGGCGAACAAATAAGCTCCTGCTACCGCAACAGAGACGGCACTTATAATCAGAATGAACTTGATAAAATAAGCCGGATCATGCGCTGCAGACTTACCGGCGAGGAGACCCGGATTTCCATAAAGCTTATAGAAATACTGGACGCTATTGAGGACCGGTTCGGAAAGCGGGGGCTTACTCTTTTAAGCGGCTACCGCACGCCGGCGCTGAACAGCCGGACCCACGGAGCGGCGCGCTGGAGTCTGCATATGCTGGGATGGGCGGCCGATATAAGGGTTCCAGGGTACAGTCCCGCCAAGGTGGCGGCACACGCAAGAAAAATGCGCGCAGGGGGCGTCGGGTACTATCCGGATGTCGCTTTTGTCCACCTGGACGCGGGATATCCCAGGCACTGGGTAGTCCGGCGCCCTTCCAATACTCGCGCTGACAATAAACCGTCAGCCGTTCCCTCAAAATAG
- a CDS encoding zf-TFIIB domain-containing protein — protein MINCPKCSSEALVETPALGNIPLDVCPGCSGIWFDKGELEAFLKQSQGWNSADFTLINPKAEGLVCPRCKNRMSRGGLVNPLLLVDRCQSCGGVWLDSHELDLVRKLLGLSGGTAEVTVSRPAAAPVAPPAWDVKSALIKLVSAAGAILGLIGVSFEMYLYFSPATAVSHAPSVGLFVASVLFFAGGIFGLNRN, from the coding sequence ATGATCAATTGTCCAAAATGTTCTTCTGAGGCGCTGGTTGAGACCCCTGCCCTGGGAAATATCCCGCTCGACGTATGCCCGGGCTGCTCCGGGATCTGGTTCGACAAGGGCGAACTTGAAGCCTTTCTTAAACAATCGCAGGGTTGGAACTCGGCGGACTTTACTCTTATTAACCCCAAGGCCGAGGGCCTCGTATGCCCCCGCTGCAAAAACAGGATGTCGCGCGGAGGCCTGGTGAATCCGCTCTTATTGGTGGACAGATGTCAGTCCTGCGGCGGTGTCTGGCTGGATTCGCACGAACTGGATCTAGTAAGGAAACTGCTTGGCCTTTCCGGGGGGACCGCCGAAGTGACGGTGTCCAGGCCCGCCGCGGCCCCGGTCGCGCCGCCGGCGTGGGACGTTAAATCCGCGCTGATAAAGCTTGTCTCCGCGGCCGGCGCTATACTGGGGCTCATTGGCGTAAGTTTCGAAATGTACCTTTATTTCAGCCCGGCGACTGCAGTGTCGCATGCGCCGTCCGTGGGTTTGTTCGTTGCCAGCGTCCTGTTTTTCGCCGGCGGTATTTTCGGCCTGAACCGGAATTAA
- a CDS encoding MBL fold metallo-hydrolase, producing the protein MNKLTGILSLLLLASSNLWAQLNVYYVDVNQGDSEYIELPSGKNVLIDGGPAGDQIYKFLKTKGVTTIDYVVLTHPHSDHFVGLKTVFNKFEVKNFYDSKLDDIDAMGDEEVRALAKVEPGCKVHYPEIGEMLKWDPKVKVKVLNNCTKPAQSNNNDDTNNCSIVLSISYNRSNLLFMGDAEATIEANMIRDFKADLPAYALKVGHHGSRGASSTEFLNVVKPKVAIISVGLNNVYGHPHREALDRLRASGAKIFMTTTGGTQSLSIPAPKKGVEPVLEGPVPYDPAAVQLPPAVKDIVYVPPVEAPINVNSEVLGQLQQAAAK; encoded by the coding sequence ATGAATAAACTAACCGGTATTTTATCACTCCTCCTGCTCGCTTCCTCCAATCTCTGGGCCCAGCTCAACGTTTATTACGTGGACGTCAACCAGGGCGACTCCGAATATATAGAACTTCCCTCCGGCAAGAACGTCCTTATAGACGGCGGCCCGGCCGGCGACCAGATCTATAAATTCCTTAAAACCAAGGGCGTGACCACAATAGACTATGTGGTGCTGACCCACCCGCACAGCGATCATTTTGTCGGCCTCAAAACGGTCTTCAACAAATTCGAAGTCAAGAACTTTTACGACAGCAAACTGGACGACATAGACGCCATGGGCGACGAGGAAGTGCGCGCGCTCGCCAAAGTGGAGCCGGGCTGCAAGGTGCATTACCCCGAGATAGGCGAGATGCTTAAATGGGACCCGAAGGTGAAAGTGAAAGTCCTCAATAACTGCACGAAGCCCGCCCAGAGCAATAACAACGACGACACCAATAACTGTTCCATAGTCCTCAGCATATCCTATAACAGGAGCAACCTGCTTTTCATGGGCGACGCCGAGGCGACGATAGAGGCCAATATGATACGCGATTTTAAAGCGGACCTCCCCGCTTATGCGCTGAAAGTCGGGCACCACGGGTCGCGTGGGGCCTCCTCCACTGAATTTCTGAACGTCGTGAAGCCCAAGGTGGCCATAATTTCGGTCGGGTTGAACAACGTATACGGGCACCCACACAGGGAAGCCCTCGACCGCCTGCGGGCCTCGGGCGCGAAGATCTTCATGACCACCACCGGCGGCACCCAGTCGCTTTCCATCCCAGCTCCCAAGAAGGGCGTGGAACCTGTGCTGGAAGGGCCGGTCCCCTACGATCCTGCGGCCGTCCAGCTGCCGCCCGCTGTTAAGGACATAGTCTATGTTCCGCCGGTAGAGGCGCCCATAAACGTGAACTCCGAAGTTCTGGGCCAGCTCCAGCAGGCCGCCGCAAAGTAA
- a CDS encoding tyrosine-protein phosphatase has product MSECSVIRKTVWTVLFIVSAALCNEGNCAVIRSSLPSEVPGINIPNVHVVSTGPSGAILRGNAPLPEEISQLKNYGVTDVLIFKESDADVKREKAGLAAAGYYFPGRLHQVEFPWKDMGPFKLNCEKTIEALNELLTISGIPRRTIFFHCTVGEDRTGYLAGLYRMLAEGWDKDKAFDQEMCGNGYEAGDPQKPESVVKAIRAGLTPMYLRMAELISSGALTLNKIDSSVCNTEPKLPPGADEKYKCLRSRPSGMIGGR; this is encoded by the coding sequence ATGAGTGAATGTTCCGTGATAAGAAAGACTGTCTGGACGGTTCTTTTTATTGTGTCGGCGGCGCTGTGTAACGAAGGGAACTGCGCGGTCATAAGATCTTCACTCCCTTCCGAAGTGCCCGGGATAAACATCCCGAATGTTCATGTCGTCTCCACTGGCCCTTCCGGCGCGATACTGCGCGGCAATGCGCCGTTACCGGAAGAGATAAGCCAGCTGAAGAATTATGGCGTCACCGATGTGCTGATATTCAAGGAAAGCGACGCGGATGTGAAGCGGGAAAAGGCCGGGTTGGCCGCCGCGGGCTACTACTTTCCCGGTCGCCTGCACCAGGTCGAATTCCCCTGGAAGGACATGGGGCCGTTCAAACTAAATTGCGAGAAGACGATAGAGGCACTGAACGAACTCCTGACTATCTCCGGTATTCCGCGAAGGACTATCTTCTTCCACTGTACCGTTGGAGAAGACCGCACCGGTTATCTGGCCGGGCTTTACCGGATGTTGGCCGAAGGCTGGGATAAAGACAAAGCTTTCGACCAGGAAATGTGCGGGAACGGTTACGAGGCCGGCGACCCGCAGAAGCCGGAATCGGTGGTCAAGGCTATCCGTGCCGGGCTTACTCCGATGTATTTAAGAATGGCCGAATTGATCTCCTCCGGGGCGCTCACCCTGAATAAAATTGACAGCTCCGTATGCAATACCGAGCCGAAACTTCCCCCGGGGGCCGATGAAAAATATAAATGCCTCCGGTCGCGCCCGTCCGGTATGATAGGAGGGAGATAA
- a CDS encoding cupin domain-containing protein — translation MKIEVRKPTESERKEASGWPVWEKEVSSFPWSYSEKETCLILEGEITVKAGKDEVSFKGGDYVIFPEGLECVWNIRKAVRKHYKFG, via the coding sequence ATGAAGATAGAGGTCAGGAAACCTACTGAGAGCGAGAGGAAAGAGGCTTCGGGGTGGCCGGTCTGGGAGAAGGAGGTTTCTTCTTTTCCGTGGAGCTATAGTGAAAAGGAGACCTGCCTTATACTTGAAGGCGAAATTACCGTTAAGGCCGGGAAGGACGAGGTCTCCTTTAAGGGCGGGGATTACGTGATATTCCCGGAAGGTCTGGAATGCGTCTGGAACATCAGGAAAGCCGTCAGGAAACATTATAAGTTCGGTTGA
- a CDS encoding SUMF1/EgtB/PvdO family nonheme iron enzyme, which translates to MKARHIAVAVIISALMSPAGYCAGPQKKSAHKPAQQVEWVSIPGGRFTMGTNDFYDAKPAHTVTIETFQMSKTPVTVGQYAKCVVKGRCTAPDALSDCNWGKTGRQNHPINCVDWDQADRYAKFMDARLPSEAEWEYAATSGGREQKYPWGNEAPASDLAVIDTSGTMAVCSKPKGNTAQGLCDMSGNVEQWVQDVYKDSYDDAPVNGGAYEGACSVRGGEGTCNARIIRGGAFSIVDFRLRADNRDTAGPDSRRADIGFRLAR; encoded by the coding sequence ATGAAAGCACGGCATATCGCAGTGGCGGTTATAATCTCAGCACTGATGTCCCCGGCGGGGTACTGCGCCGGACCGCAGAAGAAATCCGCCCATAAGCCGGCTCAGCAAGTAGAATGGGTTTCCATTCCCGGCGGCAGGTTCACGATGGGCACTAATGACTTTTATGACGCGAAGCCTGCTCATACGGTAACCATTGAAACGTTCCAGATGTCCAAAACTCCGGTGACAGTAGGGCAATACGCCAAGTGCGTTGTTAAAGGCAGGTGCACGGCTCCGGACGCGCTCAGCGATTGCAACTGGGGAAAAACCGGCAGGCAGAACCATCCGATAAACTGCGTGGACTGGGATCAGGCGGATCGGTATGCCAAGTTCATGGATGCCAGGCTGCCCAGCGAGGCTGAATGGGAATACGCGGCTACCAGCGGCGGCAGGGAGCAGAAATACCCCTGGGGCAACGAGGCCCCTGCCAGTGATCTGGCCGTGATAGATACGAGCGGCACTATGGCGGTTTGTTCCAAGCCCAAGGGCAATACGGCGCAGGGGTTATGCGATATGTCGGGGAATGTCGAGCAGTGGGTGCAGGATGTGTATAAGGATTCATATGACGACGCACCCGTAAACGGCGGCGCGTATGAAGGTGCGTGCTCCGTACGGGGAGGGGAAGGTACGTGTAACGCGAGGATAATTCGTGGCGGCGCCTTTTCCATCGTTGACTTCAGGCTGCGGGCCGATAACCGCGATACCGCCGGCCCGGATAGCCGCCGCGCCGATATCGGGTTCCGCCTTGCCAGGTAG